A single region of the Vibrio chagasii genome encodes:
- the nirB gene encoding nitrite reductase large subunit NirB — translation MSKQKIVVVGNGMVGHKFIDNIIQADSDQYEVITFSEESRLAYDRVQLTAYFNGKTADDLALTSEAYYQENGVKYLINAKVTELDTENKAVVTDSGHRESYDKLILATGSFPFVPPIPGNDQEHCHVYRTIEDLDAIESSGKQSKSGVVIGGGLLGLEAANAVKNLGLETHVVEFAPRLMAVQLDDGGGALLRRKIEDLGVQVHTEKATSEIVAGENARYRMNFADGTHLETDMIVFSAGIRPQDALARSSDIAIGERGGIVIDDYCQTNIDDVYAIGECALWDNKIFGLVAPGYSMAKIAASHILSNGEDESSFTGADMSTKLKLLGVDVASIGEVHGKTEGAQSYTYNDEIEQVYKRLIVSADGKKIVGAVLVGDADAYGSLLQIKQNDMPLPENPSVLILPNLADDSGSAMGVEALPDSAVICSCFDVTKGDIKDAVSAGCTTMSALKETTNASTGCGGCSALAKQVLDSELSNLGVEVSNDICEHFAYSRQELTDIIRVNKIKTFDELLESHGQGLGCTVCKPAVGSILASYWNDYILKDEHIELQDTNDIYLGNMQKDGTYSVVPRIAGGEITPDKLIVLGEVAKEYDLYTKITGGQRVDLFGAQLNELPAIWKKLIDAGFETGHAYGKSVRTVKSCVGSTWCRYGVNDSVGLAIKLENRYKGLRSPHKIKFAVSGCTRECAEAQSKDIGVIATDKGWNLYVCGNGGMRPRHADLFATDLDEKTLIQYIDRVLMFYTRTADRLQRTSVWMENLEGGLDYLKEVVIEDKLNVAAELEADIALNIENYQCEWKTTIENPVKMKRFQHYINSDEMDSSLSFIKEREQRFPKPSVNTDQEAERNQALSNTQQIEITEVS, via the coding sequence ATGAGCAAACAAAAGATTGTCGTCGTTGGTAATGGCATGGTTGGCCACAAATTTATCGACAACATCATTCAAGCTGATTCAGACCAATATGAAGTTATTACCTTCAGTGAGGAATCGCGCCTTGCCTACGACCGTGTTCAACTTACGGCCTACTTCAACGGTAAGACAGCCGACGATTTGGCTTTAACGAGTGAAGCTTATTACCAAGAAAATGGCGTTAAATACCTAATCAATGCCAAAGTCACTGAGCTCGATACCGAAAACAAAGCAGTCGTGACTGACAGTGGACACCGTGAAAGCTATGACAAACTGATTCTCGCAACAGGTTCATTCCCGTTCGTCCCCCCAATTCCGGGGAACGACCAAGAACACTGTCATGTGTACCGTACGATTGAGGATCTCGATGCGATTGAGTCATCTGGTAAACAGAGCAAATCGGGCGTGGTGATCGGTGGTGGCCTACTGGGTTTAGAAGCGGCAAACGCGGTTAAAAACCTTGGATTAGAAACCCATGTCGTAGAATTTGCGCCTCGATTAATGGCAGTTCAACTCGATGACGGCGGCGGTGCCCTGCTGAGACGTAAAATTGAAGATTTGGGCGTACAGGTTCACACCGAGAAAGCGACCTCTGAAATTGTGGCGGGTGAAAATGCTCGCTACCGCATGAACTTTGCCGATGGCACACATCTTGAAACCGATATGATCGTGTTCTCTGCAGGTATTCGCCCTCAAGATGCTCTGGCTCGTAGCTCTGACATCGCGATAGGTGAACGTGGCGGTATCGTGATTGATGATTACTGCCAAACCAACATTGATGATGTGTACGCGATTGGTGAATGTGCGCTGTGGGATAACAAGATCTTTGGCTTAGTGGCTCCGGGCTACTCAATGGCGAAAATCGCAGCTAGCCATATCCTTTCCAATGGCGAAGATGAGAGCAGCTTTACGGGTGCCGATATGAGCACCAAGCTTAAATTGCTAGGCGTAGACGTAGCCAGTATTGGTGAAGTGCATGGCAAAACCGAAGGCGCACAGTCTTACACCTACAACGATGAAATTGAACAAGTTTATAAGCGCTTAATTGTTTCTGCTGATGGCAAGAAGATCGTCGGTGCTGTGTTAGTGGGCGACGCAGACGCGTATGGTTCACTGCTGCAAATCAAGCAAAACGATATGCCTTTGCCAGAGAACCCATCGGTACTGATTCTACCAAACCTTGCTGACGACTCAGGCAGCGCAATGGGTGTCGAAGCGCTACCAGACAGCGCCGTGATTTGTTCATGTTTCGATGTGACCAAAGGCGATATCAAAGACGCAGTGTCAGCAGGTTGCACCACCATGTCGGCATTGAAAGAGACAACCAACGCATCGACGGGTTGTGGTGGCTGTTCTGCCCTTGCTAAACAAGTATTAGATAGCGAATTGAGCAACCTGGGTGTCGAAGTTTCTAACGACATCTGTGAGCACTTTGCTTACTCGCGCCAAGAACTGACCGACATTATTCGCGTCAACAAAATCAAAACCTTCGATGAGCTGCTTGAATCTCATGGTCAAGGCTTAGGCTGTACCGTTTGTAAGCCGGCGGTGGGTTCTATTCTCGCCTCTTACTGGAACGACTACATCCTGAAAGATGAGCACATCGAACTGCAAGATACCAACGACATCTACCTTGGCAACATGCAAAAAGACGGCACCTACTCTGTGGTTCCACGTATTGCCGGCGGTGAAATCACACCAGACAAACTGATCGTACTGGGTGAAGTGGCAAAAGAATACGACCTTTACACCAAAATCACAGGCGGGCAACGTGTCGACCTATTTGGTGCACAACTCAATGAACTGCCTGCCATCTGGAAAAAACTGATTGATGCAGGCTTTGAAACTGGACACGCCTACGGTAAATCGGTTCGTACAGTGAAGTCCTGTGTGGGTAGCACTTGGTGTCGCTACGGCGTCAACGACAGTGTTGGCCTCGCGATTAAGCTAGAGAACCGCTACAAGGGCCTACGCTCACCACACAAGATCAAATTCGCAGTATCTGGCTGTACTCGTGAATGTGCCGAAGCGCAGTCTAAAGACATTGGTGTTATTGCGACAGATAAAGGTTGGAACCTATACGTCTGTGGTAATGGCGGCATGCGCCCTCGTCATGCTGACTTATTCGCGACCGACCTCGATGAGAAAACTCTTATTCAATACATCGACCGCGTGTTGATGTTCTACACACGTACTGCTGACCGCCTACAACGCACTTCGGTTTGGATGGAGAACTTAGAAGGTGGGTTAGATTACCTCAAAGAGGTGGTGATTGAAGACAAACTCAATGTCGCCGCTGAACTTGAAGCCGACATAGCGCTCAACATAGAAAACTACCAGTGTGAATGGAAAACCACCATCGAAAACCCAGTCAAGATGAAGCGCTTCCAGCACTACATCAATAGCGATGAAATGGACTCTAGCCTGTCATTTATCAAAGAACGTGAGCAGCGCTTCCCGAAGCCTTCGGTCAACACAGACCAAGAAGCGGAACGTAATCAGGCATTAAGCAACACTCAACAAATTGAAATTACGGAAGTCTCGTAA
- the nirD gene encoding nitrite reductase small subunit NirD — protein MENWTTVCSQEELSPNAGVCAKVADHQVAIFYCKRSDKLYGLSNFDPVGKANVMSRGIIGSLSGEPYVASPLYKQHYHLETGACLEEPEHALTRFEVRRQGNQIQVLAPEALAS, from the coding sequence ATGGAAAACTGGACCACTGTTTGCTCGCAAGAGGAACTGTCACCCAATGCGGGTGTGTGCGCCAAAGTAGCTGATCATCAAGTCGCCATCTTTTACTGCAAACGCAGTGACAAGCTTTACGGCCTTTCGAATTTCGACCCAGTAGGCAAAGCCAACGTTATGTCACGCGGCATTATTGGATCGTTAAGTGGAGAACCCTATGTGGCATCACCACTCTACAAGCAGCATTACCACCTAGAGACAGGTGCCTGTTTAGAAGAACCTGAACATGCCCTAACCCGTTTTGAAGTACGTAGGCAAGGTAACCAGATTCAAGTTCTGGCGCCAGAAGCCTTAGCTAGTTAG
- a CDS encoding NarK family nitrate/nitrite MFS transporter translates to MDNSKFSLFSFTGKMKVLHLSWIAFFITFVVWFNFAPLLQMVKNSLGLTTEEIKTLLILNVALTIPARVAIGMLTDRYGPRLVYSSLLAICSIPCFMFALADSFIQAAIARFLLGFIGAGFVVGIRLVSEWFPHNELGTAEGIYGGWGNFGSAAAAFTLPTLALVFGGEDGWRYAVGITGVMSLLFSVVFYKNVSDTPKGSTYFKPAQVTAMEVTSKGDFFFLLFMKIPMYAALALLAWKLSPSGIGMLSDTAVYGVYAVLAALYLYEVTQVWKVNKNVFKEEVPEIHQYKFKQVAVLNVLYFATFGSELAVVSMLPLFFSETFELTPVLAGMVASAYAFMNLMSRPGGGWISDKFGRKPTLLILTAGLAVGYFAMGQVDSTWPVWLAVVAAMACSFFVQAGEGAVFATVPLIKRRMTGQIAGMTGAYGNVGAVVYLTVLSFVSYQTFFLVIAATAVLGFVTLMFMEEPNGQIAEVNDDGSVTLIKVS, encoded by the coding sequence ATGGATAACTCAAAATTTTCGCTGTTTTCGTTTACCGGTAAGATGAAGGTCTTACACCTCAGCTGGATCGCCTTTTTCATCACCTTTGTGGTTTGGTTTAACTTCGCACCACTACTGCAGATGGTAAAAAACAGCCTAGGGCTAACTACTGAAGAGATCAAAACCCTTCTAATCCTAAACGTTGCCTTAACCATTCCAGCGCGTGTCGCGATTGGTATGCTTACCGACCGTTACGGTCCAAGGCTCGTCTACTCTTCGCTACTCGCGATCTGTTCCATTCCGTGTTTCATGTTCGCACTGGCTGACTCTTTCATTCAAGCCGCCATTGCTCGTTTCCTACTTGGCTTTATCGGTGCTGGCTTCGTAGTTGGTATTCGCTTGGTATCTGAATGGTTCCCACATAACGAACTGGGTACAGCAGAAGGTATCTACGGCGGTTGGGGTAACTTTGGTTCAGCAGCGGCAGCATTCACTCTTCCTACTCTAGCATTAGTATTTGGTGGCGAAGATGGCTGGCGTTATGCGGTTGGTATCACCGGTGTAATGAGCTTACTGTTCTCTGTTGTGTTCTACAAAAACGTATCCGACACACCAAAAGGTTCTACCTACTTCAAACCAGCTCAAGTAACCGCAATGGAAGTGACGTCTAAGGGTGACTTTTTCTTTCTACTCTTCATGAAGATCCCTATGTACGCGGCACTGGCTCTACTGGCTTGGAAACTGTCTCCATCAGGTATTGGCATGTTGTCTGACACAGCGGTGTACGGTGTGTATGCAGTACTTGCTGCGCTGTACTTGTATGAAGTCACTCAAGTTTGGAAAGTGAATAAGAATGTCTTCAAAGAAGAAGTGCCAGAGATTCACCAGTACAAGTTTAAGCAAGTTGCGGTATTAAATGTTCTGTACTTCGCGACTTTTGGTTCTGAGCTAGCAGTGGTTTCTATGCTGCCACTGTTCTTCTCTGAAACCTTCGAACTAACGCCTGTTCTGGCTGGTATGGTGGCTTCGGCTTATGCCTTCATGAACTTGATGTCTCGCCCTGGTGGCGGTTGGATTTCAGACAAATTTGGTCGTAAACCAACCCTACTTATTCTAACGGCAGGTTTGGCTGTAGGTTACTTCGCTATGGGCCAAGTAGACAGCACATGGCCAGTATGGCTAGCGGTGGTTGCGGCAATGGCATGTTCTTTCTTCGTACAAGCGGGTGAAGGTGCAGTATTTGCGACAGTACCGCTTATCAAACGCCGTATGACAGGCCAAATTGCAGGTATGACCGGTGCTTACGGTAACGTGGGTGCGGTGGTTTACCTAACGGTGCTTTCATTCGTGAGCTACCAAACCTTCTTCCTAGTGATTGCTGCAACGGCGGTTCTTGGCTTTGTTACTCTGATGTTCATGGAAGAGCCCAACGGTCAGATCGCTGAAGTGAACGACGATGGTAGCGTAACCTTAATCAAGGTCAGTTAA
- the cra gene encoding catabolite repressor/activator, with product MTLDEIAKLAGVSKTTASYVINGKAQKYRISEKTQQKVMAVVDEYNYRPDHAASSLRAGNSRSFGLIIPDLENSSYARLAKLIEQNSRKVGYQILIGCSDDDAETERKVAEALVSRRIDALLVASSMPDANEFYLKLQNSGTPVIAIDRPLDDEHFACVISEDFEAAFELTHSILDDNIHSVGLIGALPDLNISRERQLGFEAANKAHTQQTGLTEKKPMVVGYGEHFDRESGREVFEEWIAKGTVPDAIVTMSYTLLEGVLDVMVEKPELINQVKLATFGDNRLLDFLPFKVHSLPQQFEVIADSAFALALNASAKRYQSGIELVPRSLVKRT from the coding sequence ATGACACTAGATGAGATTGCCAAACTAGCCGGTGTGTCGAAAACCACGGCCAGTTACGTGATTAACGGTAAGGCGCAAAAATACAGAATCAGTGAGAAGACTCAGCAGAAAGTAATGGCGGTGGTAGACGAGTATAACTACCGTCCAGACCATGCTGCTTCGTCGCTGCGTGCTGGTAATAGCCGTTCATTTGGTTTGATTATTCCTGACCTGGAAAACAGCAGTTACGCGCGCTTAGCAAAACTGATAGAGCAGAACTCACGTAAAGTGGGCTATCAAATCCTGATTGGTTGCTCTGATGATGACGCTGAAACCGAACGTAAAGTAGCGGAAGCGCTGGTAAGTCGTCGTATTGATGCCTTGCTGGTGGCGAGCTCTATGCCAGACGCCAATGAGTTTTACTTGAAGTTGCAAAACTCGGGCACGCCTGTGATTGCGATTGACCGTCCGTTAGACGATGAACATTTTGCCTGCGTGATCAGTGAAGATTTTGAAGCCGCCTTTGAACTGACTCATTCAATTCTAGATGACAACATTCACAGTGTTGGTTTAATCGGCGCACTGCCTGATCTGAACATTTCACGCGAACGCCAGTTGGGTTTTGAAGCGGCGAATAAGGCTCATACACAACAAACAGGGCTAACAGAAAAAAAGCCGATGGTTGTGGGTTATGGTGAGCACTTTGATCGTGAATCCGGTCGAGAAGTGTTTGAAGAGTGGATTGCTAAAGGTACCGTCCCTGATGCGATTGTCACTATGTCTTACACCTTGTTAGAAGGTGTGCTTGATGTGATGGTTGAAAAGCCAGAGCTGATCAATCAAGTAAAGTTGGCGACTTTTGGTGATAACCGATTATTGGATTTCTTACCCTTTAAGGTTCACTCACTGCCGCAGCAATTTGAGGTCATTGCAGACAGCGCGTTTGCTTTGGCATTGAACGCTTCAGCAAAACGTTACCAGTCGGGCATTGAATTGGTGCCGAGAAGCTTAGTGAAACGTACTTAA
- a CDS encoding bifunctional protein-serine/threonine kinase/phosphatase has product MTISFSQGQVIKPETNNQLTLKFGGYSNKGVRDENQDAIIVKHPKTRAEQELKGSVACIADGASCSEHGQKASHTSVIQFIDDYYATPQSWSIQRSAQKVLTSLNSWLFNTSVSNIHSAQQVNHNALVSTFSSVILKSNTAHLFHVGDSRIYLLRDGELRQLTRDHTRKNMGQKHYLTRALGMDNQLNVDYQTLPIKKNDRFILTSDGVHEFVSPNTFKEHIDKPGADFEYAAQTICNTALSHNSADNVSCLIVEVTHLPTPSLIEFHEKLSKRAIPPALKLGQSIDNFMVLEVLYAGTRSHVYRVMQKETQTEFVLKVPSVQYHDDPAQLRAFFNEQWAGILLNNKKVMKVYPTPEHSQFLYQICELVEGVTLRQWMYDNPKPSLEKVREILEKITQGIRVLQRADMVHRDLKPENIMVQRNGDIKIIDLGAVLVRGIEEGEQTDKDPTPLGAVNYTAPESIKYNTATTSSDLFSIAVIGYEMLTGELPYSEMSAQSLKQSRHHQWEYQPLTQKRTDLPAWIDLVLQKACAESPTERYPILGDFVADLYTPNQNLMKHKAKQPLINRHPIQFWKLLALLLGLVALVEFGLLIQ; this is encoded by the coding sequence ATGACGATTTCATTCAGCCAAGGGCAAGTCATTAAGCCAGAAACCAATAACCAACTGACTTTGAAGTTTGGTGGTTATTCGAATAAAGGCGTACGTGACGAAAACCAAGACGCCATCATTGTAAAACATCCGAAGACTCGTGCAGAACAAGAACTAAAAGGCAGTGTTGCCTGCATAGCCGACGGAGCCAGTTGCAGTGAACACGGTCAGAAAGCCAGTCACACAAGTGTGATACAGTTTATTGACGACTATTACGCGACCCCACAAAGCTGGAGCATTCAGCGTTCGGCGCAAAAAGTTCTAACTTCGCTTAATTCTTGGCTCTTCAACACCTCTGTTTCTAATATTCATTCCGCACAACAAGTTAACCACAATGCCTTAGTTTCGACTTTCAGCAGCGTGATATTGAAATCGAACACCGCTCATCTATTCCATGTGGGTGACAGCCGCATTTACTTGCTAAGAGATGGAGAATTACGCCAACTGACCCGTGACCACACTCGTAAGAACATGGGACAGAAGCATTACTTAACCAGAGCATTAGGCATGGATAATCAGCTCAATGTTGACTACCAAACCTTACCCATCAAGAAGAATGACCGCTTTATCCTAACCTCGGATGGTGTGCATGAGTTCGTTTCCCCTAACACATTTAAAGAACACATCGACAAACCCGGTGCAGATTTCGAATACGCAGCTCAAACCATCTGTAACACAGCACTAAGCCACAATAGCGCAGACAACGTGAGCTGCCTGATTGTCGAAGTTACTCACTTACCTACGCCGTCATTAATCGAATTTCACGAAAAGCTCTCTAAGCGCGCTATTCCACCAGCGTTAAAGCTTGGTCAAAGTATCGATAACTTTATGGTACTTGAGGTGTTGTATGCGGGCACTCGAAGTCATGTGTATCGTGTGATGCAGAAAGAGACACAAACCGAATTCGTCCTAAAGGTGCCTTCGGTTCAATACCATGACGATCCAGCACAGTTAAGGGCTTTCTTTAACGAGCAATGGGCTGGCATCTTGTTGAATAACAAGAAAGTAATGAAGGTTTACCCAACGCCAGAACACTCTCAATTTCTGTATCAAATTTGCGAATTGGTTGAAGGCGTCACGCTAAGGCAATGGATGTACGACAACCCTAAACCCTCGCTCGAGAAAGTGCGTGAGATACTCGAAAAAATCACACAAGGGATTCGTGTCTTGCAACGAGCCGACATGGTACACAGAGACTTGAAGCCTGAAAACATCATGGTTCAACGTAATGGCGACATCAAGATCATCGACCTTGGTGCGGTATTAGTCAGAGGAATAGAAGAGGGAGAACAAACAGACAAAGACCCAACTCCACTCGGCGCAGTGAATTACACCGCACCAGAGAGCATTAAGTACAACACAGCTACGACAAGCTCGGATTTGTTCTCTATCGCGGTGATCGGTTATGAAATGCTAACGGGTGAATTGCCCTACTCTGAAATGAGCGCGCAATCTCTCAAGCAATCACGCCATCACCAATGGGAATACCAACCGCTGACACAAAAGCGAACGGATTTACCGGCTTGGATTGATTTGGTTTTACAAAAGGCGTGTGCAGAATCACCGACCGAGCGATATCCGATTTTGGGCGATTTTGTGGCAGACCTTTACACACCCAACCAAAACCTGATGAAACACAAAGCCAAGCAACCATTGATAAACCGCCATCCCATTCAGTTTTGGAAGCTGTTGGCCCTACTTTTAGGCTTAGTAGCATTGGTGGAATTTGGTTTGTTGATTCAATAA
- the fruB gene encoding fused PTS fructose transporter subunit IIA/HPr protein, with protein MLKLSKSDITLGQTADDKFKAIQNIAGDLTTKGLVDSGYVEGMLNRENQNSTFLGNGIAIPHGTTDTRSLVKETGVAVHHFPEGIDWADGNRVYVAIGIAAKSDEHLGILKQLTKVLAADGVEEKLKQAKSEDEIIALLNGEVQLEADLDASLVQLLFPASDMVQMSAVAGGLLKNTGCTDNAFVADLVTKTPTHLGQGVWLLGSDKGVTRTGVSFVSTANDCEFEGTPVKALVAFAACNSAHQSILANLSKMVFEGKQQQLLSADVAQVIGFLKGEAVSTASEGDDNCAVFKIKNAHGLHARPGAMLVAEAKKFESTIRVSNLDGDGKEVNAKSLMKVIALGVKHGHQLQFVAEGDDAAQALESIGKAIASGLGEG; from the coding sequence ATGCTTAAATTATCAAAATCTGACATCACTCTTGGTCAAACGGCCGATGACAAATTCAAAGCGATCCAGAACATTGCTGGCGACCTAACCACGAAAGGCTTAGTGGACTCTGGCTACGTTGAAGGAATGCTGAACCGTGAAAACCAGAACTCTACGTTCCTAGGCAACGGCATCGCGATTCCTCACGGCACCACTGACACGCGTAGCCTAGTAAAAGAGACAGGCGTTGCAGTACATCACTTCCCTGAGGGTATTGATTGGGCAGACGGCAACCGTGTTTACGTAGCAATTGGTATTGCAGCGAAATCTGACGAGCACCTAGGCATCCTTAAGCAGCTAACGAAAGTGCTAGCGGCAGACGGCGTTGAAGAGAAATTAAAGCAAGCGAAATCAGAAGACGAAATCATCGCCCTGCTAAACGGCGAAGTTCAGCTAGAAGCCGACCTAGACGCTTCTCTAGTTCAACTATTGTTCCCAGCAAGCGACATGGTTCAAATGTCGGCGGTAGCTGGCGGTCTACTGAAGAACACAGGTTGTACAGACAACGCATTCGTTGCTGACCTAGTAACAAAAACACCGACTCACCTAGGTCAAGGCGTTTGGTTACTAGGTAGCGATAAAGGCGTAACGCGCACTGGCGTATCTTTTGTTTCTACAGCGAACGATTGTGAGTTCGAGGGCACACCAGTGAAAGCTCTTGTGGCATTCGCGGCTTGCAACAGCGCGCACCAATCTATTCTGGCAAACCTAAGCAAAATGGTTTTCGAAGGTAAACAGCAACAACTGTTATCTGCTGACGTTGCACAAGTAATTGGCTTTCTTAAAGGTGAAGCGGTTTCTACAGCCTCTGAAGGTGATGACAATTGCGCAGTATTCAAGATTAAAAACGCACACGGACTACACGCTCGTCCGGGCGCTATGCTGGTTGCTGAAGCGAAGAAGTTCGAATCAACAATCCGCGTTTCAAACCTAGATGGCGACGGAAAAGAAGTGAACGCGAAGAGCTTGATGAAAGTGATCGCACTTGGCGTTAAACACGGCCACCAACTTCAGTTTGTTGCTGAAGGTGACGATGCAGCACAAGCACTTGAATCGATTGGCAAAGCTATCGCTTCAGGCCTTGGCGAAGGTTAA